One genomic window of Bacteroidales bacterium includes the following:
- a CDS encoding DEAD/DEAH box helicase → MNNLEDINISKALINAISDLGFTSLTPIQKKAFPIIRSGKNIVGISQTGTGKTLAYMLPILQDLKFSKQLTPRILIMVPTRELVLQLTEQTKTYAKYMSLRVLGVYGGTNINTQKKAVLKGADILISTPGRLYDLAVSGVLRLKSISKLVIDEVDVMLDLGFRYQLKNIFELLPKRRQNIMFSATMTLEVDTLINDYFIAPAKISVAVSGTRLENIEQQCFKAPNFYTKINLLSYLIENKEEYKKVLVFTYSKKSADKIFETLEETFGIEMGVIHSNKSQNYRIRTIKQFNEGKNRILITTDIMARGLDLENISHVVNIDTPNFPENYMHRIGRTGRAEKQGKSILFFTEKEQKAKEAIEKLMSYKIPEVDFPKEVKISKDLTPEEQPSVKGKIIKHRIPDKDVKGPAFHEKKDKNKKTNQGGSYLRKMKKYKRPKTKGDKNFNRRNKKK, encoded by the coding sequence AAAAAAAAGCTTTTCCTATAATCCGTTCAGGCAAAAATATTGTAGGAATTTCACAAACCGGAACAGGAAAAACTTTAGCATATATGTTGCCGATACTGCAAGATTTAAAATTTTCAAAGCAACTAACACCCCGAATTTTAATAATGGTTCCTACCAGAGAACTGGTTTTACAACTTACAGAGCAAACAAAAACTTATGCAAAATACATGAGTCTGAGAGTGTTGGGCGTTTACGGAGGAACTAACATCAACACACAAAAAAAAGCTGTTTTAAAAGGTGCTGACATTCTGATTTCGACACCCGGAAGGTTATATGATTTAGCTGTAAGCGGTGTCTTAAGATTAAAATCAATAAGTAAATTAGTTATTGACGAAGTTGATGTAATGTTAGATTTAGGCTTTCGTTACCAACTAAAAAACATTTTTGAGCTTTTGCCGAAACGCAGACAAAATATAATGTTTTCTGCTACAATGACATTAGAAGTTGATACTTTGATTAATGATTATTTTATTGCTCCTGCAAAAATATCTGTTGCCGTAAGCGGAACTCGCCTTGAAAACATAGAACAACAGTGCTTTAAAGCCCCCAACTTTTATACTAAAATAAATTTACTTTCTTATCTTATTGAAAATAAAGAAGAGTATAAGAAAGTGCTGGTTTTTACCTATAGTAAAAAAAGTGCAGATAAAATATTTGAAACTTTAGAAGAAACTTTCGGAATTGAAATGGGGGTTATACACTCAAATAAATCTCAAAATTACAGAATTCGCACAATAAAGCAATTTAATGAAGGGAAAAATCGAATATTAATAACTACAGATATAATGGCAAGAGGATTAGACTTAGAAAACATCTCTCATGTTGTTAATATTGATACTCCGAACTTTCCCGAAAATTATATGCACCGTATTGGAAGAACCGGGAGAGCAGAAAAGCAAGGAAAATCAATTTTATTTTTTACCGAAAAAGAGCAAAAAGCAAAAGAAGCAATAGAAAAATTAATGTCATACAAAATTCCGGAAGTTGATTTCCCGAAAGAGGTTAAAATTTCGAAAGACCTTACTCCCGAAGAACAACCCTCTGTTAAAGGAAAAATTATTAAACATCGTATTCCCGATAAAGATGTTAAAGGTCCGGCTTTTCATGAAAAGAAAGATAAAAACAAAAAAACTAATCAAGGGGGTTCATATTTAAGAAAAATGAAAAAATATAAAAGACCTAAAACAAAAGGAGATAAAAATTTTAACCGGCGTAATAAAAAGAAATAA
- a CDS encoding DUF302 domain-containing protein: MEYYNNKFVDTDIETATELIKTELQKEGFGIVTQFDVNKALKEKMDLDFRPYRILGACNPPFALKSINAEDKIGTLLPCNVMLQEENGKTEIAIINPVAMIQSIENKEMKEIAKEIAEKLNSALKNV, encoded by the coding sequence ATGGAATATTACAACAATAAATTTGTCGATACCGACATAGAAACAGCAACAGAACTAATAAAAACAGAACTTCAAAAAGAAGGTTTCGGCATTGTTACCCAATTTGATGTCAACAAAGCATTAAAAGAAAAAATGGATTTGGATTTTCGACCATACAGAATTTTGGGAGCTTGTAATCCGCCGTTTGCATTAAAATCTATTAATGCCGAAGATAAAATAGGAACCTTATTGCCTTGCAATGTTATGTTACAGGAAGAAAACGGTAAAACCGAAATCGCTATTATTAATCCTGTTGCAATGATACAGTCAATTGAAAACAAAGAAATGAAAGAAATTGCAAAAGAAATTGCCGAAAAGTTAAATTCAGCATTAAAAAATGTCTGA
- a CDS encoding T9SS type A sorting domain-containing protein, protein MKQKKTITYIAFLLLGIGGLHAQESPVAAGGKATGAGGTVSYSVGQVVYTAHTGTTGSISQGVQQPYEIYTTVGINEISVNLELSVYPNPTDGYLTLKSEDSSNLSYQLFNIQGKIIEDKIISSTSTDISLESQASAAYFLNVLKNNQVIKTFKIIKN, encoded by the coding sequence ATGAAACAAAAAAAAACAATTACATACATTGCGTTTTTGCTCTTAGGAATAGGAGGATTACACGCACAAGAAAGCCCGGTTGCCGCAGGCGGTAAGGCAACAGGAGCTGGCGGAACAGTCAGTTACTCCGTAGGACAAGTAGTTTATACTGCTCACACGGGCACAACAGGAAGCATTTCACAAGGTGTTCAACAACCTTACGAAATTTATACAACAGTAGGAATAAACGAAATATCTGTCAATTTGGAACTTTCCGTTTATCCCAATCCTACCGACGGTTATTTAACTTTAAAATCAGAAGACAGCAGCAATTTGAGTTATCAATTATTTAACATACAAGGAAAAATAATTGAAGACAAAATAATAAGCAGCACTTCTACAGACATTAGTTTGGAAAGCCAAGCATCAGCCGCTTACTTTTTAAACGTATTAAAAAATAACCAAGTAATAAAAACATTTAAAATAATCAAAAACTAA
- a CDS encoding DUF1566 domain-containing protein produces the protein MKRILKIASALLLTFSFGLSVVYAQAPEKMSYQAVIRDAGNNLIANQTVEMQISILQGSATGTEVYVETQSPTTNANGLVSIEIGTGTVVSGNFTAIDWANDTYFIKTETDPTGGTNYTITGTSQLLSVPYALHAKTAESLTGTVNYTETDPVFGASIANGITAADTANWNNHTVDTDTHIDSTGIAGLGYVAGAHTVDTDTHIDSAGIAGLGYVAGAHVDSTAIANMGFVAGGGSGGYSVGDFAQGGIVFWVDETGKHGLVCAKSDQNGESSVRWYAGTYGNTQAKGDGPYAGKANTAIIIAAQVAIGDDGNTYAARICNELQITEGGKTYGDWYLPSIAELTLMYQNRATINATATTNGGANFVNNMLYWSSTDINNNNAWGFNFYYGTPDNIGFKDNPYRVRAVRAF, from the coding sequence ATGAAACGAATATTAAAAATAGCAAGTGCTTTACTTTTAACTTTTAGCTTTGGGCTTTCCGTTGTTTACGCCCAAGCTCCGGAAAAAATGAGTTACCAAGCGGTAATAAGAGATGCCGGTAACAACTTAATAGCCAATCAAACCGTAGAAATGCAAATAAGCATTTTACAAGGCTCTGCAACAGGCACGGAAGTTTATGTAGAAACACAAAGCCCTACAACCAATGCTAACGGATTGGTAAGCATTGAAATAGGAACGGGAACCGTGGTAAGTGGCAATTTTACCGCCATAGACTGGGCAAACGACACTTATTTTATAAAAACAGAAACCGACCCGACAGGCGGAACAAATTACACAATTACGGGAACAAGCCAGTTGTTAAGTGTACCTTATGCTTTGCATGCTAAAACAGCCGAAAGTTTAACGGGAACAGTAAATTATACCGAAACCGACCCGGTTTTCGGAGCATCTATTGCCAATGGTATTACAGCAGCAGATACCGCCAATTGGAACAACCACACCGTTGATACCGATACACATATTGATTCAACAGGAATAGCAGGTTTAGGGTATGTTGCAGGAGCACACACTGTTGACACCGATACACACATAGATTCTGCCGGTATTGCAGGTTTAGGATATGTAGCAGGAGCACACGTTGATTCTACTGCTATAGCCAATATGGGATTTGTAGCAGGTGGTGGTAGTGGTGGATACTCTGTTGGCGATTTTGCACAAGGTGGTATAGTATTTTGGGTTGACGAAACAGGAAAACACGGATTGGTTTGTGCAAAATCTGACCAAAACGGAGAAAGTAGTGTAAGATGGTATGCAGGAACTTATGGTAATACTCAAGCAAAAGGAGACGGGCCTTATGCGGGAAAGGCAAATACAGCAATAATAATTGCCGCACAAGTAGCAATTGGAGATGACGGAAATACCTATGCAGCTCGAATATGTAATGAATTACAAATTACCGAAGGCGGAAAAACTTATGGCGATTGGTATTTACCTTCAATAGCAGAACTTACTCTAATGTATCAAAATAGAGCAACTATTAATGCAACAGCTACAACAAATGGTGGTGCTAATTTTGTTAATAATATGCTCTATTGGAGTTCTACAGATATCAATAATAATAACGCTTGGGGCTTCAATTTCTACTATGGTACCCCAGACAATATCGGCTTTAAGGACAACCCTTATAGAGTGAGAGCCGTCAGAGCTTTTTAA
- a CDS encoding heavy metal translocating P-type ATPase yields the protein MTHTYKIDGMTCMGCKTSVEDALNSLNEITDLKVNLKKSEVTIEMSKHISLEKLQETLMKAGLHYTIQMPGNEPVNKHEHKHHIKKADFNKTGIFYCPMQCEGDKTYDKFGACPKCGMDLIEQKQVSTKTEYTCPMHPEVIKDVPGACPKCGMDLVPKEPEESEEDKTYLKLLKKMKIAVIFTVPIFLIAMADILPNNPLSDITNQQNWNILQLILSLPVVFYATRMFFERAWTSIVTWNLNMFTLIGIGAGVAFIFSIFALFFPDIFPAQFKTDSGTVYVYFEAVTVILTLVLLGQLLEAKAHSKTSGAIKELMKLAPTEATVIIDGVEKVISIHDIKKGDLIRVKPGEKIPVDGIITEGGSHIDESMITGEPVPVDKTINDNVSSGTINGNKSFVMKAEKVGSETLLSQIIKLVNEASRSRAPIQKLADKISKYFVPIVVVIAGTTFAVWAIFGPEPAYVYAFVNAVAVLIIACPCALGLATPMAVMVGVGKGAQSGILIKNAEAIEKMDKINVLITDKTGTLTEGKPSVEKIVALNAGKEEYLLQKAASLNSQSEHPLAEAVVKYAKNKKIALNEAENFESVTGKGVIGVVAGENIAIGNSKLMSEIGADIPENLKNQVEKEQKLGKTVSYIAENKNVAGFITISDAIKKTSKEAVQELIRQGVEVIMLTGDNKNTAKAVADELNISGFKAECMPEDKLNEIKRLQAEGKIVAMAGDGINDAPALAQSDIGIAMGTGTDVAIESGEITLMKGDLNGIVKAKKLSHSIMKNIKQNLFFAFIYNVLGVPIAAGVLFPVFGLLLSPMIAAAAMSFSSVSVITNSLRLKNLKL from the coding sequence ATGACACATACATATAAAATTGACGGCATGACCTGCATGGGTTGTAAAACTAGTGTTGAAGATGCTCTGAATTCTCTTAACGAAATTACCGATTTAAAAGTAAACTTAAAGAAGTCGGAAGTTACAATTGAAATGTCGAAACACATCTCGCTTGAAAAATTGCAGGAAACCCTGATGAAAGCTGGCTTACATTATACAATTCAGATGCCCGGTAACGAGCCCGTAAACAAACACGAACATAAACACCATATTAAGAAAGCAGATTTTAATAAAACCGGTATTTTTTACTGCCCGATGCAATGCGAAGGTGATAAAACTTATGATAAATTCGGAGCATGTCCAAAATGCGGAATGGATTTGATAGAGCAAAAACAAGTAAGTACGAAAACAGAATATACTTGTCCTATGCACCCGGAAGTTATTAAAGATGTTCCCGGTGCTTGTCCTAAATGCGGAATGGATTTAGTTCCGAAAGAACCCGAAGAAAGTGAAGAGGACAAAACCTATTTGAAACTTCTTAAAAAAATGAAGATAGCTGTAATTTTTACTGTCCCTATCTTTCTTATTGCAATGGCGGATATTCTGCCTAATAATCCTTTGTCTGATATTACAAATCAGCAAAATTGGAATATATTGCAATTAATATTATCCTTGCCTGTTGTTTTTTATGCAACTCGAATGTTCTTTGAAAGAGCCTGGACATCAATCGTTACTTGGAACTTAAATATGTTCACGCTTATAGGCATCGGTGCGGGTGTTGCTTTTATATTCAGCATATTTGCACTGTTTTTTCCGGATATTTTCCCTGCTCAATTTAAAACCGACAGCGGAACAGTATATGTTTATTTCGAGGCAGTTACCGTAATTCTTACATTGGTTCTTCTCGGGCAGCTTTTGGAAGCAAAAGCACACAGTAAAACAAGCGGAGCAATAAAAGAACTTATGAAGTTAGCTCCGACAGAAGCAACCGTAATTATTGACGGTGTTGAAAAAGTAATTTCAATTCACGATATAAAAAAAGGTGATTTAATTCGGGTTAAACCCGGTGAGAAAATTCCCGTTGACGGAATTATTACAGAAGGCGGCAGCCATATTGACGAAAGTATGATTACCGGTGAACCTGTTCCCGTAGATAAAACAATTAACGATAATGTCAGTTCCGGAACAATTAACGGTAATAAGTCTTTTGTAATGAAAGCCGAAAAAGTAGGTTCCGAAACTTTATTGTCGCAAATAATAAAATTGGTTAACGAAGCAAGTCGCTCGCGTGCACCTATCCAAAAACTTGCCGATAAAATTTCAAAATACTTTGTACCTATCGTAGTGGTCATTGCCGGAACTACATTTGCCGTATGGGCAATTTTCGGTCCCGAGCCGGCTTACGTTTATGCTTTTGTGAATGCAGTTGCCGTTCTTATTATTGCTTGCCCTTGTGCATTGGGGCTTGCAACGCCTATGGCGGTTATGGTAGGTGTGGGCAAAGGTGCTCAATCCGGAATTTTAATAAAAAATGCCGAAGCCATTGAAAAAATGGACAAAATCAATGTTTTGATTACCGATAAAACAGGAACACTTACCGAAGGTAAACCCTCTGTCGAGAAAATTGTTGCTCTAAATGCCGGTAAAGAAGAATATTTATTACAAAAAGCAGCATCTTTAAATTCACAAAGTGAACATCCGCTTGCCGAGGCAGTTGTGAAATATGCAAAAAATAAAAAAATTGCTTTAAATGAAGCTGAAAATTTTGAATCCGTTACCGGAAAAGGTGTTATCGGAGTTGTTGCAGGAGAAAATATTGCGATAGGAAATTCAAAATTAATGTCCGAAATCGGTGCGGATATACCCGAAAACTTAAAAAATCAAGTTGAAAAAGAACAAAAACTTGGTAAAACGGTTTCATATATTGCAGAAAATAAAAATGTTGCCGGTTTTATTACCATAAGCGATGCAATTAAGAAAACAAGCAAAGAAGCTGTTCAAGAACTTATCCGACAAGGTGTTGAAGTAATTATGCTTACAGGCGACAATAAAAATACTGCAAAAGCAGTTGCCGATGAACTTAACATCTCCGGCTTTAAAGCCGAATGTATGCCCGAAGATAAACTCAATGAAATAAAACGATTGCAAGCCGAAGGTAAAATTGTTGCAATGGCGGGCGACGGAATAAATGATGCTCCGGCTCTGGCACAATCCGATATCGGTATTGCTATGGGAACCGGCACGGATGTCGCAATTGAAAGCGGCGAAATCACATTAATGAAAGGCGATTTAAACGGTATTGTTAAAGCCAAAAAGTTAAGTCATTCTATAATGAAAAACATCAAACAAAACTTATTTTTTGCATTTATTTATAATGTATTAGGTGTCCCGATTGCCGCAGGTGTATTATTCCCGGTATTCGGACTTTTATTGTCACCTATGATTGCAGCAGCAGCCATGAGCTTCAGTTCTGTTTCGGTAATTACAAATTCTTTACGATTAAAAAATCTGAAATTGTAA
- a CDS encoding cytochrome c — MKKIKKTILFNGFGLFILIFLISLLSNCAVNDDVKAKSGAQLWGESCLRCHNNPSPETFGDVDWDVAVMHMRIRANLTDEEAKKIAKFLKTAN; from the coding sequence ATGAAAAAGATAAAAAAAACAATACTGTTTAACGGCTTCGGATTATTTATTCTTATTTTTCTGATTTCCTTATTAAGTAATTGTGCCGTAAATGATGATGTGAAAGCTAAAAGCGGAGCACAACTATGGGGAGAAAGTTGTTTGAGATGCCACAATAATCCGTCACCGGAAACATTCGGAGATGTTGATTGGGATGTTGCCGTTATGCATATGCGAATACGTGCAAATTTAACGGATGAAGAAGCCAAAAAAATTGCAAAGTTCCTGAAAACTGCAAATTAA
- a CDS encoding cytochrome c, protein MKKSVYILALLVFSVAATAMMTPKKMFNFNIGQTDEWVAPKSADNNKNPFSGNEEAAKFGKKLYKQNCAICHGNKGMGDGLAGMSLKPKPTNLTTENFNKQSDGAIFWKLTEGNSPMPSYKKTFTEKQRWQVVTYLREIKK, encoded by the coding sequence ATGAAAAAATCAGTATATATATTAGCCCTTTTGGTCTTCTCTGTTGCCGCAACAGCAATGATGACACCAAAAAAAATGTTTAACTTTAACATCGGTCAAACTGATGAGTGGGTTGCTCCAAAAAGTGCCGATAATAATAAAAACCCATTTTCAGGAAATGAAGAAGCAGCCAAATTCGGAAAAAAACTTTACAAGCAAAACTGTGCAATTTGCCACGGAAACAAAGGTATGGGCGATGGGCTTGCAGGTATGAGTCTGAAGCCGAAACCGACAAACCTTACAACAGAAAATTTTAATAAACAATCAGACGGTGCAATTTTCTGGAAATTAACAGAGGGAAATTCTCCGATGCCTTCGTATAAAAAAACATTCACGGAAAAACAGCGTTGGCAGGTCGTAACTTATTTAAGAGAAATTAAGAAATAG
- a CDS encoding AraC family transcriptional regulator, producing the protein MKTSLYIKNMVCPRCISSVRQILIKLNIPFSDIRLGEVTITIKKEEIDFLSLDKELRAVGFELIDDKKSKIISQIKTEVINYIRYSPDFTRKVNFSDYLAGKVGHDYPYLSKLFSSVEAQTIEKYIILQKIERVKELLIYNELSLSEISYEMEYSSVQHLSRQFKDVTGITPTAFKKLESGKRKSLDEI; encoded by the coding sequence ATGAAAACATCACTCTACATAAAAAACATGGTTTGCCCGCGTTGTATATCTTCCGTAAGACAAATACTTATTAAACTGAACATTCCTTTCTCGGATATTAGATTGGGCGAAGTAACAATAACTATTAAAAAAGAAGAAATAGATTTTTTGTCGCTTGATAAAGAATTAAGAGCCGTAGGTTTTGAACTTATTGACGATAAAAAAAGCAAAATTATAAGTCAAATTAAAACCGAAGTTATTAATTACATCAGATATTCGCCTGATTTTACAAGAAAAGTAAATTTTTCGGATTACCTTGCCGGAAAAGTAGGACACGATTATCCGTATTTAAGCAAACTCTTCTCTTCCGTTGAAGCCCAAACCATTGAAAAATATATCATTCTGCAAAAAATAGAAAGAGTTAAAGAATTGTTGATATACAACGAATTATCTTTGTCTGAAATTTCTTATGAAATGGAATACAGCAGTGTTCAGCATCTTTCTCGGCAATTTAAAGACGTTACGGGCATAACACCTACCGCTTTTAAAAAATTGGAAAGCGGTAAAAGGAAGTCATTAGACGAAATATAA
- a CDS encoding heavy-metal-associated domain-containing protein produces the protein MKKVIFLVSAILFTISFSVVSAQSGGCCNKSYSKSSCNKNKSKESFNSTKGEKETTFKVAGNCGMCEARIEKAALNVKDVKSAEWNKETKMLKITYTGNVNKEEVQKSIAAAGHDTGKFKAKDAVYNALPGCCKYR, from the coding sequence ATGAAAAAAGTAATCTTTTTAGTATCAGCAATACTCTTTACAATCAGTTTTTCTGTTGTTTCGGCACAAAGTGGCGGATGTTGCAACAAATCATATTCAAAATCATCTTGCAATAAAAATAAAAGCAAAGAAAGTTTCAACTCAACAAAAGGTGAGAAAGAAACAACCTTTAAAGTTGCAGGTAATTGTGGTATGTGTGAGGCAAGAATTGAAAAAGCAGCTCTCAATGTAAAAGATGTTAAATCCGCAGAATGGAATAAAGAAACCAAAATGCTGAAAATAACTTACACCGGAAATGTTAATAAAGAAGAAGTGCAAAAATCAATTGCTGCGGCAGGTCATGATACCGGCAAGTTTAAGGCAAAAGATGCAGTTTATAATGCACTCCCCGGATGTTGCAAATACAGATAA
- a CDS encoding class I SAM-dependent methyltransferase, translated as MKEIAKNKDLRHHWNKKYTKTPDEQLGWYETDLSKTIELIEKTNLNKDSNILIIGAGTTTLIDELLKKNYTNITATDISEVALQKLKDRINTDKVKFIIDDLTKPKEINKIQKVDLWIDRAVLHFFTEKKDRETYFNLLKRNIKSNGFALIAQFNTDGAETCSGLPVFRYNKEMLVIELGKEFDLTESFNHTYIMPSGNERPYIYTLFKKK; from the coding sequence ATGAAAGAAATTGCAAAAAATAAAGATTTAAGGCATCATTGGAATAAAAAATACACAAAAACTCCCGATGAACAGCTTGGTTGGTATGAAACAGATTTGAGTAAAACAATTGAATTAATAGAAAAAACAAACTTAAATAAAGATTCAAATATATTAATTATCGGAGCGGGAACAACAACCCTTATTGATGAATTACTTAAAAAAAATTATACGAATATAACGGCAACCGATATCAGTGAAGTTGCATTACAAAAACTAAAAGACCGAATAAATACGGATAAAGTTAAATTTATAATTGACGATTTAACAAAACCGAAAGAAATTAACAAAATACAAAAAGTTGATTTATGGATAGACAGAGCTGTTTTGCATTTCTTTACCGAAAAAAAAGACAGGGAAACATATTTTAATCTGTTAAAAAGAAATATTAAAAGTAACGGATTTGCCTTGATTGCTCAATTTAACACAGATGGTGCCGAAACCTGTTCGGGACTTCCGGTTTTCAGGTACAATAAAGAAATGCTTGTTATAGAACTCGGTAAGGAGTTTGATTTAACTGAAAGTTTTAATCATACATATATAATGCCTTCCGGTAACGAAAGACCGTATATTTATACTTTATTTAAAAAGAAATAG